In a single window of the Schistocerca americana isolate TAMUIC-IGC-003095 chromosome X, iqSchAmer2.1, whole genome shotgun sequence genome:
- the LOC124556287 gene encoding 52 kDa repressor of the inhibitor of the protein kinase-like, translated as MQQEVYFVNTIRFLLLDALAEVKKLLVTKPLTNFKDIAGQNGDLEAHASHIYHRRAVEQENAFLNTFNKPHLEVINSVHQQRSKEVEGNRERLRPIVETVIFLGRQNLPFRGHRDDGQIFHKLANFESSIVAVNEGNFRELLRFSVSAGDIKLEQYLQSSSSNATYLCKTTQNALISCCGKEISEQILSNLLSSQYYLILFDETADASNSSQLSLTLRYLLNCNIREDFISFVDAFVELGHTNFEDDYQSDEEDRKESRKLVNTEEKVDGTSTAKELSLTGKAIGKIVLYQLKNRLKLPLERCIGCGTDRCAVMLSEVRGAATEVQKETKNAVKTPCYYHRLNNSISYSSKVPAVRDAISVMKEVINFFKTHPKRKSFLMNNLGCALTSLCDTRWVERHTVYFSFQLIL; from the coding sequence ATGCAACAAGAGGTTTATTTTGTAAATACTATCCGTTTTTTGCTACTGGATGCGTTGGCGGAGGTAAAAAAACTGCTTGTGACCAAACCGCTGACAAACTTCAAGGATATTGCAGGGCAGAATGGCGATTTGGAAGCACATGCCAGTCACATTTACCACAGAAGAGCAGTAGAACAGGAGAATGCATTCCTCAATACGTTCAATAAACCTCACTTGGAAGTAATCAACAGTGTACACCAACAGCGCAGCAAAGAGGTGGAAGGAAACAGGGAGCGACTTCGTCCTATAGTCGAAACGGTTATTTTCCTTGGGCGGCAAAATCTACCATTCCGTGGACACAGAGATGATGGACAGATATTTCATAAACTGGCAAATTTCGAGAGCTCCATTGTTGCTGTGAACGAAGGAAATTTTAGAGAACTGCTAAGATTTAGTGTGTCTGCTGGTGATATAAAACTGGAGCAATACCTGCAGTCATCTTCGTCAAATGCTACATATCTTTGTAAGACAACTCAAAATGCTCTCATTTCATGCTGTGGGAAAGAGATTTCAGAGCAAATTTTGAGTAACTTACTCTCATCACAATATTATTTAATACTTTTTGACGAGACAGCAGATGCTTCTAACTCATCTCAGCTGAGCCTTACGTTACGATACTTACTTAACTGTAATATCCGTGAGGATTTCATTAGTTTCGTTGATGCGTTTGTAGAACTTGGTCATACGAATTTCGAAGATGACTATCAGTCTGATGAAGAAGATCGGAAAGAATCCAGGAAGCTAGTTAACACAGAAGAAAAGGTAGATGGAACTTCCACAGCTAAGGAGTTATCGTTGACTGGTAAGGCCATTGGTAAAATTGTCCTGTACCAGCTGAAGAATAGGCTCAAACTTCCATTGGAACGTTGTATTGGCTGTGGAACGGACAGATGTGCTGTTATGCTTTCCGAAGTTCGAGGTGCTGCCACTGAAGTACAGAAGGAGACCAAGAACGCTGTTAAGACACCATGCTATTACCACAGACTAAATAACTCTATATCCTATAGTTCCAAGGTTCCTGCTGTTCGGGACGCTATATCAGTAATGAAAGAGGTCATTAATTTCTTCAAGACACACCCTAAAAGAAAAAGTTTCTTAATGAACAACTTGGGTTGTGCACTCACATCACTTTGTGATACCCGGTGGGTAGAGAGGCATACAGTGTACTTCAGTTTTCAGCTGATCTTGTAA